In Bactrocera neohumeralis isolate Rockhampton unplaced genomic scaffold, APGP_CSIRO_Bneo_wtdbg2-racon-allhic-juicebox.fasta_v2 cluster10, whole genome shotgun sequence, the genomic stretch cttccatttggttggttttggggcaattgcatttgtgtagtattgcctttcaccacgtttgcataactcccttgtgtagcattgtccttaagatttactggttttgaaatttggacggggattttaatattttcattagatggaatattcatcatttggttacgacgtgcttggatgccctgtgacaacttcgattttaaatctttgtatacagggcaacccctgtagttagcagtgtgatttcctccacaattgctgcattttttatttaaatcctcttttttaagagtacattttgaagttggatgtagatcaccacatactacacatacacttcgtagagtgcaatatgctttcgtgtgtccatactcttggcagtttgtacattgtactggaccatttctcttgtgtggttcctcaacggtgattctgcgatggagaagatattttaaattgtaaatcgggtgtatttcatttttctttaatttgttggaatctggcatcaattctattttgaacattggttgtgggactttgttcttgttaaaaatatttactactgatttaatgctaaaaccacCTTCTTCTAGTGCTTCTCTAACAtcgttagagtctaccgaagactctataccttttatgacaacaactaggccttttgagctcttcagttggtaagagtagtaattcttgttatcATTTGAtaggaattttacaatttccatgaaacttttttcagtgtatgtttgaatttttgtttcatctatgttaccttttttcaaaggcacaatgtggaaattgtttgtgcctattatattgctcatttttgaaa encodes the following:
- the LOC126764886 gene encoding nucleic-acid-binding protein from transposon X-element isoform X1 gives rise to the protein MSNIIGTNNFHIVPLKKGNIDETKIQTYTEKSFMEIVKFLSNDNKNYYSYQLKSSKGLVVVIKGIESSVDSNDVREALEEGGFSIKSVVNIFNKNKVPQPMFKIELMPDSNKLKKNEIHPIYNLKYLLHRRITVEEPHKRNGPVQCTNCQEYGHTKAYCTLRSVCVVCGDLHPTSKCTLKKEDLNKKCSNCGGNHTANYRGCPVYKDLKSKLSQGIQARRNQMMNIPSNENIKIPVQISKPVNLKDNATQGSYANVVKGNTTQMQLPQNQPNGSVETMILNLTQCMTQFMASMQNMIQEVIKSQNQMLQTFLSKK